The genome window ACAACAAACTAGAGCCGTTGAATTACAGGTGTAAGGAAGAAATAGATTGTTAGCAACTAGTTCTACTTTCGTCATCCACCAGTGCCTTTATTAAGGGAATGATACGTCATGTCTGGAGCAACTTTGAAGACGATGATCAAGAATTTGGCTTTCTTGCATCATTCGTGTGCAACATACTCCTCTGTGTGACGTATAGCATGCAGATCTACAAGAAAATATGTTGAACGGCAAGTTTCCGCCTGAAATCCTAGATGGTCATTTCAACGACTCCAACTCCCTGAATTTAAACATATGAAACATATAGAATTAGAAATTCGAGTTGCACTTTGTGATTTACTTACACATCTTTCATGGTGGTATGAACTATCTATAAATGAACTTGTGTATAGCTTACCAGCGACTACGAGGGTTTTGTTTTCTGCCCAACTTTTGAAATGCGCCTAAGCTCTTGGGTTCCTTTCCTCATCTCTCTACAAATTGCAaacaaattaggaaaatcttGCAACGAATCCAAATGTGAATTTTAAGTGTCCAAAAAAGTGATACCTTTGGTGCAAATACACTATCAGATAGAAAATAGGGAGCAGCATCAAAGTCAGTATGGAGATAGCCAGGTAGAATACACTTACATGTTTCtgcaaaaataaaacaatgtgACAACATATCCTCTGTGACACAAAAATCttcaaaaaagaaggaaaaatacAGATATAAAAAATGACAGACAATCCTTGCAAAACTGCAATGGAAATAAGCCAGAAGATTGAAACTATGGCACAGTTCATTCTTTATAGCAAAATCTATTGCAATAAGAGACTGAGACCTTACCTTTCCTCCTCTAGGAAAAAGCTTCCGTTTCCCCGAGCAAGTATGAGCATGACAAAATTGGTGCAAGAAAAACTCTACCAACAAATCAAAGTGTAAGCACAAGTATAATAAACAATAACCTATCTGAAATTATATCAACAAGAGCAAAAAGAAATACCATTAAGACGGCGGGCTGAAGGACTTTGATTAATCGGAAAACAGCTATTGGCAAGACCCTACATTATAAAAGGGGAAAAAGTAAAAAGGATTAAACAAGGTAATGTACAAGAATCAACAATACAACCAATTATATTGCCTTAAAGCAACCTCACATAGGTGGTGATTCCGTGCAACAGATGCAGGATTGCATTTGGTTTTGCTCGACTTGGTATTCATCACAGCATCGCAATGCAAAGCTCCGCATAAATCAGCTAAGCACTTGCTGCCACTCTGCattcatcaaatttttttcaaaGAGCAAAAGAGAAACCATATGGCggaaacaaaaatcatacataCGATTAAAGGTATAATAGAAAAGATAGAGATCAAATAAATTTATAATCATGTATTGATGTATAATGCAAGTATGCTTGAAGCAGACGCAGAATAGCTCTTCGGACTTTGAAACAACTCCAGATGCTAACCACCCTTCCCCGGAGTACCAAGGTACAAAATACACATCTTAAGAAAGGAAAGATTATCTCTTGGATATTTCTTTATCTGTGTTATACAATGCGATCTTGTACAGAAGTTTAAGCCATGTAATTGTTCTTCGTCattttttaagaaatagttTTATGATCTAATTTATTGCATCATGCTACAAGCCTACAACTAAAATGATAACTTTAAATTTGCTTAATTATTTTTTCGAAAGCACGTTTATGAAACCCCAACACAACAGGGAACTGATAAACATGGAATAGATGCAAACGCTTTTAAAAGAAAAGTTCTTTCATTTGCAGATAAGCTGAATAGAGATAATTCGAGGTTTATCAACtagaagaacaaaatataaatagaACAGAGGATAACAAATGCAAAGAGGGCCAGCTGAAAATGAAATTGCTTCTTGCACTATTTGGACAAGTGTTCCTAATTCCTAACATATTAAAGCAAGGAAATACAGTCCACATACTACATTCAGAAGATTGTAGTGTCTGTTGTCAAAATGTTGATCAAGAAACATTTCAGCACGGAAGCTTTTCTTACAGTATCCGCACTGCCATTCGTTTATATCCAAATGAATCTTGTGCTCTTCCTGATCTCTAAATAGATCATTGTAGGGATGAAGTCGACAGTTACTTGGAATCTCATAGTGCTCGTGTtccacaaatggcatcaaatactacaaaacacaaattaGAAGTAGCCTTAAGTAGACTATTATGCATGACACGATTTTGTAAAAGCACTCAACATTTTGCCCATACCTTCTCAATAATTTGCCAAGCTGCCCTGCTTCTTTCTCTGGAACAGTGCACTTCATGAGCATGCTCTTGCCCTTGTTCAAGAGTTCTAACATAAAGAAACACGTACCAAGTATATAACGtgaaccaaaagaaagaaatactacATTCCCAGTTGGATATGAAAGGTTGCCAAATTAATCTAAAGATTAAAGCCGTATTACCTTGAAGATTCAGATTTTTCAAAATCCTGGATCAAAGGATGAAGAAAATAACATTAGCTTGGAAGGTCCAAGaacaaaatacataattaaattCACAAAAGAAGTAAAATTGTGCATATGATTTACGATATGATTCCAATACCACAAGGCATAATTTATTTTGAAACAACGATATTTTAAACTATTCTAATCCACAAGGTGGAGGATTCAAACTTGGGTGTGGTGTGAGAAGACCAACTGGCCTCACACGACCATTCAAAAGTCGAGACGTTTTGAAACTAATTCAAGGTAAATTCAAGTTAGGGTGAAGCTCTAAAACCGCTTCTGATCAAAACCTTTGCGTTTATTTGTTGAATTTCGAACCTTTTAATCTAAATAGAAACACAATTCGTATATCTTGCTACTCTGCGTAAAGTTCTCACCATCAAAAAAACTTTGATCGGATAAAAATTATTACTTTACAAAACCCACAATCCAATACAGAAAATCGAAGCTTCCCAGCAAAACCCAACATCTAAACAAGTAAAAAAATGgatcatatacatacatacatatacataaagATATTGAAGTACCTGGTTTGTCTGCGTAAGGGAGGAGACTTGGAGTACGCTGAAGGATAAGAAGAGAAGGATTGAAACAAACAGGTTGGTTTTCTTCATCTCTTTCAGAAACGAAAGAGTTCGATTGATGAGCTTTTTTCTGGGCAAAAGCTATAAACTGGGAAAACTTCGGGTTGGGGCGGGGGGTGAAGCTGAATGAGAATATGGGTCGGTTTGTTTTACTATTCTGCTCAAGAATAACCTGCTTTCCAAGTTTTGGGTATTTTTACGAATATGCATAATACGCGTTTTGAGGAAAATTTATGCAAAATAGCTCTCAAAAAACAAGTTAACTTTTAATAAAAGGAATtacattttaattgtttttcttcTAAGAATATGCTAACTAGTCAatcagtactacagtctagtagtattcatcttcactttgtGAGGTGAGTCAGCATAATGAGTTAATAGGGACCGTCAAATTCAGTTTGAGTGGTCTGAATTTCCTGCTCTTTAAACTCCGTACAGTGAGATCCGAAGAGAATCTCTATCCACATTTTTGTACTATATTTGTGTTTTACCTAATGTGCCAAATAATGTGTATATGACAcgtcaattaataaatttatctCATTCAATGTTGATTATACGAATCATTTGTCATTATACCCTAAAGTAGTACAAATAtgtagtctctctagcatttctctctttcttttcttttttttctgtttttttaacATTAAGAAGAATAACATACTTCTCGATTGTGTAGCTGAGTTGGAAATCGATTACCCTCTTGGAATTTTGTACACGTGTAGTTGACCCAACTACGAGAAGTCGTTAGAAGGAGTTAAAGAAGTAGTTTTCACAACTTGTGGTACTTCGTACTTACAAAACTTTATAAGCATGTTTAAGGACACTGAGAAGCCGGCCAAATGCTTTCCTGGTGTCACTTTTTTCAGCAGCAGTTTGAGCATGGCCATGAAGTTGAAGGAAAAGGTTTAAAACAGAAGAGCAAACCCACAAACAAACTTAGACAAAATTGATGTGAAAAACAGTAATCCCGGTGGTTCACGACGTTATCATATTCGACAACTATCTTAAAAATACACTCGATATAGCAGTACTGTGTGTACACCATAGCGAACCGCTTATCTTTTCTTCTTGCCTCTTTTTTTGGTACTAGTTTCTGGTTCTTGCTCTTCGGCCTTCTGCTCTGCTTCTAATATGGCCAACTGCACCATTCACAgaagaatatgaaacaaaagAAGTCAATTTAATCCGTTTGGTTTCGGAAAAAAGCCTTGTATAAATCTTGAGACACAAAACCAAAACATTACCTCATCAAGAATTGGTTTAAGCTCTCTGTATCGAGCTTCAGCAAGATCAAAACCGTCCTTACGGAGCTCCTGCGATGCCAAGGCCACACCGTGCACATCACATGCACAAGAAAACAAATATCAGAACAGCATGAATAGGAAGTTTCTTCTCCTTCAAAAATGCAGCCTACAGTATAATTGCTTCTTTGTTGTCATTCCTTTTTTAAGGGTTTTATCTttcaaggaaaagaaagaaacggACCTTTCCAGTGTGTTGAGTATGTTCGTGTGCCGCCATTTGCCAGTACATATTTGTACGTTTGTAGaattctctcaaagtttcaccAGGCTTCACAAAAGAtatactacaatattagctgaAAAAGTAATGCGGTGAAGAAAACGTAAAGAATGGTCCTCAAAGTTTCACCAGGCTTCACAAAAGAtatactacaatattagctgaAAAAGTAATGCGGTGAAGAAAACGTAAAGAATGGTCATAATCAGCGAAACAAGTACAAACTAAGCCTGTAGAGTCTCATTCACGCTTCCATTATAGCTTAAAACCTTCAATAGCAATTAAAGAAAGAATGAAGTACCGTTGGGGTTCTTTGCGAATCTGAAAGCCCAAGACTGGCTCTAATCTGCTCAATTCTGGCCCGTTTCTCTTTCCTTCGGAGACTCTTTCCCTCCCCTTTGATTAAAGCAACAGCATCCCCCATCTGAATCGACCCATCCTTCCCATGCTGTACACAAGAAAAAGTGAAGACTGAAGTAAAACAGACAGCTGAACATTTTCCTTCTTCAAAAGTGACAGTACAACAGTTTTCATTGAAAAACAGGAAAATTCAAAGCAGATGGTgaaagaatcaaaataaaccTTCACACCATCAGCATGTCTCGTATCATTTAGTATAAAGTCTTGTAACTGGAGTCATAGTTTCACcaaatttttaacaaaattgtaTACAAcactaaactttaaaattttttgTTCCAAAATTGTTAGCCAcagagagaagtaaaaaaagaagATCTGACTGGTTAACAAAGGGAGATAATTAAAACATTCACATAAAAGGGCAGAAAAGTGTATGATTACTATTATCTTAACCACAAAATCAAGATGTATTTAATTACTAAAATTTGGAAAACACATCTACACTATGTAATAAGTAAGAACCTCTTCATCATTATCATCATCAGTCTCATCACTGTTACTATCTTCATCGCCTTCATCTTCACTATCATCATCgtcatcctcatcctcatcttCATCCTCGGACGCCTCCACCCATTCAGTTTCCGTTGCCTGGGTCAAGGGAAAAGCAGACTCATGCTTAAAATAATGAAATTCAACAAAAGTAAAGATGCCCAGTtgtcccaatttttttttttttttaaatttacaaCAGTAATAGTTATGTCTAGTGATGCTGAGagaattgaaataataaaaataagacaatACAACACTTGAAAATGTTGAGACGATACAAGCAATTATATGTAGAGAATACAAACTGGTATGATGCACTTCCACTCGTCAAGTTTGCTAAGATTAAGAGAATACAAATCATCAAGTGTAATTTCTCGATCTTTAATCTCCATCATTCCCCCATAAACATATAATGTATCTCTTCCAACAACCATGCAAGAGTTGATACGTCCACAGGGCTTCACTACCTAACAAATTAACCAAATTCGTGAATCAAATGGATGAATCCAAAATGTTTGAGAAagtataaacaaaaacaaaattatgttCAGCATAGAAAACCTCTGGCAAATCAGAATCTTGCGAATCCAAATTAGCACTAGATTCATTTATCTTCCCATCAGATTCGTCAGCTAACCCATCATTACCAACAGTAATGGTTTTAGCCATTTGATGTGATATACCATCAACTTTGCTTTCAAAGTCATCTGCTTCTTCATCAATCtcattgttctcatcttttTCATTTGTCGCACATTCCTCTGGCTCAATTGAATTTATCTTATCATCATTTTTACGCTTTCGTCCAGAACTCTTTTTAGGCTGCAAAAATGAATGTAAGGGAGGCTATATGTTACTAAAACAATGGGGTTTCAGATGAACTGCTTCcatattatttattaataaaatgtGAAAGTTCTATGGGAAAAATCCCTGTACAACATTGAAATCGGTACATGTATAGTTATGAATCTAAACGTTACCGGACCTTATCTTTTGTTGACTTCGCCTTCCGTAGCTCTAATGGGTACCTATACAAATAGAAAATTGACTAAATGGGAAGGAATTATTGCACATTTAAAGTTCATTGCCCATATAATTGCTCATCAACAAATTGAGAaagtaataataaataaaatgggtCAGGAAGAGAGTATTATATATCAACTAGAGTGCAGCAAAAAAAATTAGCTTGCAGCTGATTGTTCAATAATCTCAACctgtaaaaaatataaaacacaaaaaaactttGGTGGGGCTTACCACCGATGGTTGTCTAATTGGAAGCCATACAGTTCGTCCAAGAACAAGCTCATCATTACATCAGCTGCATGCATCagaaatttttcaaaaaaaaaggaaaataaatccACCTACCCTCAAAGGGCCAGTCGTAGCTTCAAGCGAGGACTGTATTGCCTAGTGTGACATAAGATAGGTAGAACAGAAAAAACTAACCTCCAACTTCCATGTCCACCACAcccccaaagagcaaagctcgCTTCTTATGAACACACATAGAGAACCCAGCACGAGGTCCAGGGGGCATCCCACTTTTCTTCACCTATAATATGCATTTACAGTTATTAAAGAAATCTCAAACTTACAAGCTGCTAAATATAAGTTGCTGCTATTCATCATCAAATATGCATGCAAGGAAATTATAAATTGAGTAACCAGCATACAAAAGCTTCAGAATGATCAACACAAAACCACAGCATAGCTTCTACAATGTAGTAAAACCTGCATGCATGCTATGCTATCCTATCCAAAAGTAGTATAACAGGTACTTTTACACAACAGAATATTCAATATCCAAGTATAGAAGGGGAAGTAAAACTTGAGGTCAGACAATCATGTCATGTTCCGTTTGTTGATAAATACACAGTAACAAAAGAAAACTGTGGCACGAGTAAGAACCTTGTTCCATTCCCAAGTCCTAGGATCAAGGGACCACAAGTCAGAATGAACAATTCCTTTCTCGGAGCCAGTTTTATCTGATGAAACTTCTTTGGAATAGCCACCATATAAGAAAATCTGTCATGTCAAAAAGAGACCACAAGGTCAAATCTTTGAGGAAGTCAAGAAATGATATGCATATAACGAAATTGTTCTGAATCACTCACTTCATCCTGGTAAACGAAAAACTGAAACCCACTTCGGGCACTTGGCCACAAGGAACCAGGCCTAGGAGTTATTTCTTGCCACTGAAATGAAACATTGCAGAAGCATTAGTTAAACATACATGTACATAATATAATGCACATGAATTTATAATAGTAGATTAACACGACAGAGCAAGATCTCTACCTTGAACTGATCCAGGTCAAATACAAAGAGATCATTATGATACCTGCACAACAAATTATTATCAACTCCACATTAGTACCCCAACTCCAATTGTCATGCAACAATACATTATGGTTTGGGGCAGTtaatatgtcaagaaaacttCTGAAATAACAAAGTTACAATAAAACCAACTTCGCAACTAAACACATAGTGGTTTGCATCTGACCTTGACATAGAAAATCAACACAAAATCTTGAGCTAAATAACTATGAAACTTCAAAATGTTTAAAAATCCATTAACAACCTCACTTCTCTAAGCGTGTCATAAAAGCCTCCAAAAACAATAATCTTGTGCTTGTACAGTACCTGTAAAATGACCAAAAGCACAGATATTTATAAAAATCTCTCTTTAAAGGAAGATTAGACTAATCTTTTCTTGTTACTGTCTCAACACACACGCGCACAAAGGTACATGGAAATTAGACAGTTAAACTCCATAGTAAAGGGAACATCAATCTAAGGCAACCTGAATTTACCATTCGATGACCTGAGCGTGGACTTGGACTCCCTTTTAAATTTAGTTGTTCCCATTGATTTGTTTTGAGGTCCAACATCCAAAAGTCCTATAGCAGCAGGGAAACAAAAAAGGTGACATTATGATAACATAAACTAGAATGATAGGTAGTTTAAACAGCGAAAGCAGATTTTACAATGAACTATATTTTAAACAGGTTTTACCTTGTAGTGATGAAACCTCTCTTGGTTTGGGGAAGTAAACTCACCACCTAATGACAAACAAACGCAATCATGTTCATGATGCAAAAGAATTAAAAGTGCAAGTGCAACACGTGTGTTTGTACATATGAACGAAGTGTTGCCAGTATACCAAAGATGTAGAGATAATTCTTCCAAGTGACTGCCTGGTGGGCACTACGAGGAGGTGGACTATTGGGGCTCGAAATTAACTTCCAGTCCTGCTTTTCAACATCATAGCGGTAAAGATCACCATACACAAACGTCTGCAGCaacaaatttgacaaaaaaatcatGTGAACATTAGGTAAAGATCAAAGATCAAATCCATTTAGTTCAAATAAAGCACATAGATTCTCAAAAAAGATCAAGACCTTGTTTCCATTGTAGAATTCACCCCCATAAAGGATCAACTCTGTCTCTTTCAAGGGATTGATACTCAGCTACACAAAAATCAAGCACAAAAATCCGAGATTAACAAAGGGTAATAAACATTTACGTTCCCAAACAAAACTAAGCCTAACCCACTCATCAGAAATTTCTAACAAACACCAGCACAGACATTACCGTGCAGTTGGACCGTGGAGATGGAGCCGGGACATTTTCCTCTACATGGACTTCCTTCTTCTTAGCTTCTTCCTTTTGTATACTCGACTGTCAAAAAAAATGCATATCACACGACTTAAAAATTGAATCTTTTCTCCATGTCCATATAAAATGTAAAAGTCCATCAGATTAACTTCAACGTATAAACTCCAAAAACAAACAATCACTCTTCACCATATTTCTGTCAATAACAGAACACCCTTTTGTTTCTGCACCGCCACAAAAACAACATTCCATATAATCTCACACTTTCATCTATCCATTCATttccagagaaaaaaaaaaaccaaattcgaTAACTTTAACTATGAATATTGAAAACCCAATAACCCAATTAGTCAAAAAACTCCCAGAAACTATTTCAGCAGCTCTCAAATGATCCCTAACACTATATAACAAGCACccgatacacacacatatatacatatatacacatgtACATATCTACCCAAATTTTCCCCAAGCAACCAAATTCAAAAACCTCAGCCCGAATTTCAAAAACTCATTAACTTAATTGGTTTTAAACTCCCAGAAACTATTCCAGCTGTTCTCAAATGATCCATAACTCCAAGTAAAAAGCAGCCGATACacatacacatatacatatacggAGAGaatgaaattaccaaaatggCATCGATGTCGTCCTCGGGAGAGAGCTTCTTGGTCTCTCTGCGAGCTCTCTTCTCCTCAGCTTTCACGGTTTTCTTCTCCGTCTTCTCTTTTCCTTTACCTggcttctttgtcttcttcccCATTTCTCGGAACGCAGCCAAAGAGGCGGAAAGCAGCTCTCACTGTTTCAGGCAACTCACTACAGAGCGGTTCGGCGCGAGGAAGAAGACGAAGGAAAGAAGGCCTTCGGGTACGACACTATGAGCGACTGTGTTTCTTTCGGCGCAATGTCGTTTATTTGGATTGTAATCCCCTGGCAGCTGGGTCGCTGGGTTTCACGCATTCACGTTGTCGTTTTTAAAGCTGCGAGGCCCAGCCCAGATGTGGAAATTTGTTGGGCCCAGCCCAGATGTTACGTATATAAAATCTTCGTTCAATTTTTTTCCTCCAGGATCAATCAACTACTACTCCATGCAGAGGTGTAAATTTTCTCGTTTTTTCTCGGATGCCAAACAGAATTTACTGCCCCCGCCTCGTAAAAGCCTTGTTAATCGTCCAAACTTACGTATTTAGACTTTTACTGGTACCACATTATGCTTTTCAGATAACAGCACTCATTGTAAATGGGTTCGAAATCAAAGCCAACGCGTCACAAAGCATGCATTAGAGATAGGATCAGTGAATTTCCAGATGAGATTCTCTTTCacattccttccttccttcaaaCAAGGAGTGCCGTACAGACCTGTGTTTTATCACGCTGATGGAAACATACGCGGGGTTTTGTTTCGAATTTAGACCTATATACATTTGTGCTCACCAAGATATGATTGGGGTCATACTCCGAGGTTTGTAGATGAAGTACTTCCCCCCTTGAATCATTCAAACGTTCATAAAGTATGGTCGCGGAATAAAGGATTATTTTGATTGATCGTTTGATGCTTGGAATTTGACAGCCATTGGGCGTAATGTTGTTGAACTCGACCACCTACTTTCTGCGGTCCAGATACCATCG of Malus sylvestris chromosome 6, drMalSylv7.2, whole genome shotgun sequence contains these proteins:
- the LOC126627260 gene encoding uncharacterized protein LOC126627260 isoform X1 produces the protein MKKTNLFVSILLFLSFSVLQVSSLTQTNQDFEKSESSRTLEQGQEHAHEVHCSRERSRAAWQIIEKYLMPFVEHEHYEIPSNCRLHPYNDLFRDQEEHKIHLDINEWQCGYCKKSFRAEMFLDQHFDNRHYNLLNVSGSKCLADLCGALHCDAVMNTKSSKTKCNPASVARNHHLCEGLANSCFPINQSPSARRLNEFFLHQFCHAHTCSGKRKLFPRGGKKHVSVFYLAISILTLMLLPIFYLIVYLHQREMRKGTQELRRISKVGQKTKPS
- the LOC126627260 gene encoding uncharacterized protein LOC126627260 isoform X2, with protein sequence MKKTNLFVSILLFLSFSVLQVSSLTQTNQDFEKSESSRTLEQGQEHAHEVHCSRERSRAAWQIIEKYLMPFVEHEHYEIPSNCRLHPYNDLFRDQEEHKIHLDINEWQCGYCKKSFRAEMFLDQHFDNRHYNLLNVSGSKCLADLCGALHCDAVMNTKSSKTKCNPASVARNHHLCEGLANSCFPINQSPSARRLNEFFLHQFCHAHTCSGKRKLFPRGGKKHVSVFYLAISILTLMLLPIFYLIRDEERNPRA
- the LOC126627247 gene encoding uncharacterized protein LOC126627247; amino-acid sequence: MGKKTKKPGKGKEKTEKKTVKAEEKRARRETKKLSPEDDIDAILSSIQKEEAKKKEVHVEENVPAPSPRSNCTLSINPLKETELILYGGEFYNGNKTFVYGDLYRYDVEKQDWKLISSPNSPPPRSAHQAVTWKNYLYIFGGEFTSPNQERFHHYKDFWMLDLKTNQWEQLNLKGSPSPRSGHRMVLYKHKIIVFGGFYDTLREVRYHNDLFVFDLDQFKWQEITPRPGSLWPSARSGFQFFVYQDEIFLYGGYSKEVSSDKTGSEKGIVHSDLWSLDPRTWEWNKVKKSGMPPGPRAGFSMCVHKKRALLFGGVVDMEVGADVMMSLFLDELYGFQLDNHRWYPLELRKAKSTKDKPKKSSGRKRKNDDKINSIEPEECATNEKDENNEIDEEADDFESKVDGISHQMAKTITVGNDGLADESDGKINESSANLDSQDSDLPEVVKPCGRINSCMVVGRDTLYVYGGMMEIKDREITLDDLYSLNLSKLDEWKCIIPATETEWVEASEDEDEDEDDDDDSEDEGDEDSNSDETDDDNDEEHGKDGSIQMGDAVALIKGEGKSLRRKEKRARIEQIRASLGLSDSQRTPTPGETLREFYKRTNMYWQMAAHEHTQHTGKELRKDGFDLAEARYRELKPILDELAILEAEQKAEEQEPETSTKKRGKKKR